One genomic segment of Sanyastnella coralliicola includes these proteins:
- a CDS encoding gliding motility-associated C-terminal domain-containing protein: protein MTEDQHIRDLLQQKLSGAEAPVDPNIWSQLQQQLPTPGGAASGSAGGGAAGASGGFSAVAGVIATVVVGGAIALGVYFSGDDTVASAPAQEEVVVANAETNTATEQPSEDTQRDVSEETTTVDDRSDEKPSRELKMITNTDDPVADTITVETIYSSEQETEEASETPVVADEQGAAEASDNSDASAESETTEEQAQPDANLSAEFTVSIYDRETLTRHFEPAFRNGVQYIWFFGDGEMSTERSPQHTYEFEDDYTVILQVVDAAGFDRTEEQQITVDLPAKLVLANVFTPNNDGVNDILGIHPESRKVTVQQMVVYDSNGKVVFEESGNGSGWDGNDQAGNQCPEGAYILTVVAYSDAGKVFNERRIVKLLR from the coding sequence ATGACAGAAGATCAGCACATAAGAGATCTGCTTCAGCAGAAGCTATCCGGAGCCGAAGCACCGGTAGATCCAAATATCTGGTCGCAATTGCAGCAGCAGTTGCCGACGCCAGGTGGTGCTGCCAGTGGTAGTGCCGGTGGTGGCGCTGCTGGCGCTTCCGGCGGATTTAGCGCTGTGGCTGGTGTAATCGCCACTGTTGTCGTTGGAGGTGCGATTGCACTGGGTGTATACTTCAGTGGTGATGATACTGTGGCGTCTGCTCCTGCTCAAGAAGAAGTGGTTGTCGCTAACGCGGAAACGAATACTGCCACTGAGCAACCTTCCGAGGATACTCAACGTGATGTAAGTGAGGAAACTACAACTGTTGATGATCGCTCTGACGAGAAGCCTTCAAGAGAATTAAAAATGATCACGAACACTGATGACCCGGTGGCTGATACCATTACCGTTGAAACCATCTACTCATCAGAGCAAGAGACTGAAGAAGCGTCTGAGACCCCTGTGGTAGCTGATGAACAAGGCGCTGCTGAGGCTTCGGATAATTCAGACGCTAGCGCGGAATCGGAAACAACGGAAGAACAAGCACAACCAGATGCCAATCTCAGTGCTGAATTCACGGTTTCGATTTATGATCGCGAAACGCTCACGCGCCACTTCGAACCGGCATTCCGCAACGGGGTACAATACATCTGGTTCTTCGGCGACGGAGAAATGTCAACAGAACGCAGTCCACAACACACCTACGAATTTGAAGATGACTACACAGTCATTCTCCAAGTAGTTGATGCTGCAGGGTTTGATAGAACGGAAGAACAGCAAATCACGGTTGATCTTCCTGCGAAATTGGTTCTGGCGAATGTCTTTACTCCAAACAACGACGGAGTAAATGATATTCTCGGCATACACCCGGAATCTCGTAAGGTCACTGTACAACAAATGGTGGTTTACGATTCCAATGGTAAAGTAGTATTTGAGGAGTCTGGAAATGGCTCAGGCTGGGATGGAAACGACCAAGCAGGGAATCAATGTCCTGAAGGCGCGTACATTTTGACTGTGGTAGCATACTCGGACGCTGGTAAAGTATTCAACGAACGGCGTATTGTGAAGCTCCTTCGTTAG
- a CDS encoding RNA polymerase sigma factor gives MTERELVDACLANERSAQKELYDQFSGQMMAVCLRYAGNPNDAADMMQEGFIKVFEKLGQYKGDGALGAWIRRVMVNSALIHIRKEKRHAFQESIDEAYDLHITDFNVLSELAAKDILALIAQLPTGYRTVFNLYAIEGYSHKEIAEKLEISESTSKTQFHKAKIQLRNQLNALEQGR, from the coding sequence ATGACGGAAAGAGAACTTGTAGATGCATGCTTAGCAAACGAACGCTCGGCACAAAAAGAGCTCTATGACCAGTTCTCCGGTCAAATGATGGCGGTTTGCCTGCGCTATGCAGGGAATCCCAATGATGCAGCAGACATGATGCAAGAGGGGTTCATTAAGGTCTTTGAAAAATTGGGTCAATACAAAGGGGATGGTGCTTTAGGCGCTTGGATTCGAAGGGTGATGGTTAATTCGGCCCTCATTCACATCCGAAAAGAAAAACGCCACGCCTTCCAAGAGTCGATTGATGAAGCTTATGATCTTCACATAACTGACTTCAACGTGTTGAGTGAACTCGCCGCCAAAGATATTTTGGCTTTGATCGCTCAGCTGCCCACAGGATATCGCACAGTCTTCAACTTATACGCCATCGAAGGATACAGTCATAAGGAGATTGCTGAGAAGCTCGAAATCTCTGAAAGCACTTCAAAGACCCAATTTCACAAAGCCAAGATTCAGTTGCGCAATCAACTGAACGCACTAGAACAAGGACGATGA
- the lepA gene encoding translation elongation factor 4 gives MENIRNFCIIAHIDHGKSTLADRLLQVTGTISERQLQEQTLDDMDLERERGITIKSHAIQMNYKKDGVNYVFNLIDTPGHVDFSYEVSRSIAACEGALLIVDASQGIEAQTISNLYLAIEHDLEIIPILNKMDLPSADPEMVTDQIVDLIGCDPEDVIPASGKTGLGVENILDAIVARVPAPKGDVEAPLQAMIFDSVFNSFRGIIAYYRILNGKIKKGDRVKFMNTDREYDADEIGVLGLDLIPRKDLSAGDVGYIISGIKNAKEVKVGDTLTLKSDPCSEAVKGFEDVKPMVFAGIYPVDTEDYEELRYSMEKLQLNDASLVFEPESSAALGFGFRCGFLGMLHMEIIQERLEREFNMTVITTVPNVSYQAKNKDGAEYMINNPSDMPDPSKLDWVKEPYITAQIITKSDYVGAVMTLCIEKRGILKNQVYLTADRVELSFDMPLGEVVFDFYDKLKSVSRGYASFDYFAADYRESSLVKLDILLNGDQVDALSALIHRDHAYELGKKICLKLKELIPRQQFMIALQAAIGSKIVARETIRPVRKDVTAKCYGGDITRKRKLLEKQKKGKKRMRQVGNVEVPQEAFLAVLKLDD, from the coding sequence ATGGAGAACATCCGCAATTTCTGCATTATCGCTCATATTGACCACGGTAAGAGTACCCTGGCCGACCGATTACTTCAAGTAACCGGAACAATCAGCGAACGTCAACTGCAAGAGCAGACCCTTGATGATATGGATCTCGAGCGCGAGCGCGGGATCACAATCAAGAGTCATGCGATTCAGATGAACTATAAAAAAGACGGCGTAAACTACGTCTTCAACTTGATCGACACCCCAGGGCACGTTGACTTCTCGTATGAGGTGTCACGCTCGATTGCCGCGTGTGAAGGAGCCCTACTTATTGTAGATGCTTCACAAGGAATTGAAGCCCAAACGATATCCAATCTTTACCTAGCCATCGAACACGATTTGGAGATTATTCCGATCCTGAACAAGATGGACCTTCCTTCTGCTGACCCAGAAATGGTGACTGACCAGATCGTTGACCTTATCGGTTGTGATCCGGAAGACGTGATTCCAGCGAGTGGTAAGACAGGACTAGGAGTAGAGAATATCCTCGACGCTATTGTGGCGCGTGTTCCTGCCCCAAAAGGTGATGTGGAAGCGCCGTTGCAAGCGATGATCTTTGACTCGGTGTTCAACTCATTTCGTGGAATCATCGCTTACTACCGCATCTTGAATGGAAAGATCAAGAAAGGTGATCGTGTGAAATTCATGAACACTGACCGCGAGTACGATGCCGATGAGATTGGTGTACTTGGCCTTGACCTCATCCCAAGAAAAGACTTGAGTGCAGGTGATGTTGGATACATCATCTCTGGAATCAAGAACGCAAAAGAGGTGAAGGTGGGAGATACCTTAACCTTGAAGAGCGATCCTTGTAGCGAAGCGGTGAAAGGATTCGAGGATGTGAAGCCAATGGTATTCGCCGGAATCTATCCTGTAGACACGGAAGACTACGAAGAGCTTCGTTACTCCATGGAGAAACTTCAGCTCAATGATGCCTCTTTGGTGTTTGAACCTGAAAGCTCAGCAGCGCTTGGGTTTGGTTTCCGATGTGGGTTCCTCGGAATGCTCCACATGGAGATTATTCAAGAGCGTCTCGAACGTGAGTTCAACATGACCGTGATCACTACCGTGCCTAACGTATCGTATCAAGCGAAAAACAAAGACGGGGCGGAGTACATGATCAACAACCCGAGTGATATGCCTGACCCATCAAAGCTTGATTGGGTGAAGGAACCATACATCACGGCACAGATCATTACGAAGTCAGATTACGTAGGAGCTGTGATGACCCTTTGTATTGAGAAGCGAGGCATCTTGAAGAATCAAGTGTACTTGACTGCTGATCGTGTTGAGCTCTCATTCGATATGCCGCTTGGAGAAGTGGTATTCGACTTCTACGATAAACTCAAATCAGTTTCTCGTGGGTACGCCAGCTTCGATTACTTCGCAGCGGATTACCGCGAGTCGAGCTTGGTGAAACTTGATATTCTCCTCAACGGAGATCAAGTAGATGCCCTTTCAGCACTAATCCACCGCGATCACGCGTACGAATTGGGTAAGAAGATCTGTTTGAAGTTGAAGGAGTTGATCCCGCGCCAGCAGTTCATGATTGCCTTGCAGGCGGCAATTGGGTCTAAGATCGTAGCACGTGAGACGATTCGTCCGGTACGTAAGGATGTAACGGCGAAGTGTTACGGTGGTGACATCACCCGTAAGCGTAAACTTCTAGAGAAGCAGAAGAAAGGGAAGAAGCGTATGCGTCAGGTAGGGAACGTTGAAGTGCCACAGGAAGCATTCCTCGCCGTACTGAAGCTCGACGATTAA
- the rlmN gene encoding 23S rRNA (adenine(2503)-C(2))-methyltransferase RlmN, with protein sequence MVRQKDIRDLTLEEITSWVLENGEKKFRAKQVYEWLWDHSVTDFDEMTSLSKGFRAKLAENFVIHSALAQEEQKSNDKTIKCAFDVERGVVEGVLIPTSSRMTACISSQVGCSLACKFCATGRLKLLKNLQQGEIYDQVVHLSRLAQSNYGIPLSNIVYMGMGEPLLNYKNVLASIDKITGDPGLGMSPKRITVSTAGIAKMIKKLGDDEVKFNLALSLHAANDEKRSKIMEINDTNNLEALAEALRYFYDKTKTRVTFEYIIFKDFNDSLQDARELAAFCRHVPCKINIIEYNPIDDGEFKQADIEKVDAFKDFLERLNLIVNVRRSRGKDIDAACGQLANKNELAAKKTA encoded by the coding sequence ATGGTACGCCAAAAAGACATTCGAGACCTCACCTTAGAGGAAATCACTTCCTGGGTTCTAGAGAACGGGGAAAAGAAGTTCCGCGCAAAGCAGGTTTATGAATGGCTTTGGGACCATTCGGTGACGGATTTTGACGAGATGACCAGCCTTTCGAAGGGCTTTAGGGCCAAACTTGCAGAGAACTTCGTCATCCATTCCGCGCTAGCGCAAGAAGAACAAAAGAGCAACGACAAAACCATCAAATGCGCCTTTGACGTAGAACGAGGAGTGGTTGAAGGAGTGTTGATTCCAACGTCTTCGCGTATGACCGCCTGCATTTCATCGCAAGTTGGATGCAGCTTGGCCTGCAAGTTCTGCGCTACCGGACGACTCAAACTGCTCAAAAACCTTCAGCAGGGAGAGATCTATGATCAAGTAGTGCACTTGAGTCGTCTAGCTCAGTCAAACTACGGTATCCCTCTATCGAACATCGTTTACATGGGCATGGGTGAACCGTTGCTCAACTACAAAAACGTGTTGGCGTCGATCGATAAGATCACCGGAGACCCTGGTCTTGGTATGTCGCCAAAACGAATCACTGTAAGTACGGCAGGTATAGCCAAGATGATCAAGAAACTGGGCGACGATGAGGTGAAGTTCAATCTTGCGTTGTCGCTCCATGCTGCGAATGACGAGAAGCGCAGCAAGATCATGGAGATCAACGACACCAATAACCTTGAGGCCTTGGCAGAAGCGCTTCGTTACTTCTACGATAAGACGAAAACGCGTGTCACTTTTGAGTACATCATCTTCAAAGATTTCAATGACTCGTTGCAAGATGCGCGTGAACTCGCAGCCTTCTGTAGACACGTGCCTTGTAAGATCAACATCATCGAATACAACCCGATTGACGACGGAGAATTTAAGCAAGCCGATATCGAGAAGGTAGATGCCTTCAAAGATTTCTTAGAGCGCTTGAACCTCATCGTGAATGTTCGTCGCTCACGCGGAAAAGATATCGATGCAGCCTGCGGACAGCTCGCTAACAAAAACGAGCTCGCAGCAAAGAAAACGGCTTAA
- a CDS encoding energy transducer TonB, whose protein sequence is MKASVITILLCSLFIVPTFASTDVSGDEKADKKNTRVERIVRRAIDKAIIFPVDQQGEELQGTVDVSFKIDDAGRVKVVNIESSNPELMDYVLAKLKKIKLDSARSHGETIRYRFVFKQQS, encoded by the coding sequence ATGAAAGCATCCGTTATCACCATCCTCCTCTGCTCGCTTTTTATTGTTCCTACGTTCGCATCGACTGATGTGAGTGGCGACGAAAAAGCCGACAAGAAAAACACTCGAGTTGAACGCATTGTACGTCGTGCGATCGACAAAGCAATCATTTTCCCTGTAGATCAACAAGGGGAAGAATTGCAGGGTACTGTAGACGTTAGTTTTAAAATCGATGATGCTGGCCGCGTAAAGGTCGTAAACATCGAATCAAGCAATCCTGAGCTTATGGACTATGTACTAGCCAAGCTCAAAAAGATCAAGCTCGACAGCGCACGAAGCCACGGAGAAACCATCCGCTACCGCTTCGTCTTTAAGCAGCAGTCTTGA
- a CDS encoding LytR/AlgR family response regulator transcription factor yields MERLIDTVIVDDDPYARELLRRQLSQHHPQINVVAEASNGKEGYDVIRKTDPDLVFLDIRMPYQSGIELIDRFVDRSFYTIFHSNVTDYAIEAIKRQASGYLLKPLDPDELNTCLGKLTHRIQSQHEILPKQHFQKLEVFAKGKVRYVKHSDIMTIEACGSYSNIRLKTGERLMVSKNLKQLQALLGSEGFFRAHNSFIINLRGVKSCNYSLKLCTMQNGENIKLAVRRSEELRRKLELLWSVHR; encoded by the coding sequence ATGGAAAGGTTGATCGACACGGTCATCGTCGACGATGATCCGTATGCCCGTGAGTTACTCCGGCGACAGCTCTCTCAGCATCACCCTCAGATCAATGTAGTCGCCGAAGCCTCCAATGGAAAAGAAGGCTATGACGTTATCCGTAAAACAGACCCTGACCTGGTCTTTCTCGACATCCGAATGCCCTATCAAAGTGGAATCGAATTAATTGATCGATTTGTTGACCGCTCATTCTACACCATTTTTCACAGCAACGTCACTGATTATGCCATCGAGGCCATCAAAAGACAAGCCTCCGGATACTTACTCAAACCCCTTGACCCTGACGAACTAAATACCTGCTTAGGGAAACTCACCCATCGGATTCAATCCCAACATGAGATCTTACCTAAACAGCATTTCCAAAAGCTCGAAGTCTTCGCCAAGGGAAAAGTGCGCTATGTGAAACATAGTGACATCATGACCATTGAAGCATGTGGAAGCTACAGCAACATTCGATTGAAAACAGGGGAGCGACTGATGGTCTCCAAGAACCTCAAACAGCTTCAAGCGCTTCTGGGGAGTGAGGGATTCTTTCGAGCACACAACAGCTTTATAATAAACCTCCGCGGGGTCAAATCGTGCAATTACTCATTGAAGCTCTGTACCATGCAAAACGGCGAAAACATCAAGTTAGCCGTGCGAAGAAGCGAGGAATTGCGGCGAAAACTGGAGCTCCTGTGGTCTGTACACCGTTGA
- a CDS encoding outer membrane beta-barrel protein — translation MKKWMTILACLFITSAVVAQEDTEAKSDTTKVKFGDVNVIIVDEDGEVTTATSDDDDDDASRIGDKEELTHWAGIDAGVNMLMNSSGSTSLPEGAEWLETDPIRSMSWSFNLFEQKIRIVKDYVGVMTGLGITYNSYGLKNNVQVLKTDSMTTAVDIPDSLFSYDKNKLRATYLRVPLMLEFNTSNDPDRTFHVAAGVTGGLRIGSITKQEYKIDGAKHKDRIKDDFNLNPFMLDASVRVGYRDFTIWANYGLTSLFEEDKGPEVYPLAVGITIVPF, via the coding sequence ATGAAAAAGTGGATGACCATACTAGCCTGTCTCTTCATCACATCCGCTGTGGTAGCACAGGAAGATACAGAGGCGAAGTCGGATACGACGAAAGTAAAATTCGGAGATGTGAATGTAATTATCGTTGACGAAGACGGTGAGGTGACAACAGCAACTAGCGATGACGATGATGACGACGCAAGTCGCATTGGAGATAAAGAAGAGCTCACGCACTGGGCAGGTATTGACGCCGGAGTGAACATGCTCATGAACTCAAGTGGAAGCACATCACTACCAGAGGGCGCTGAATGGCTGGAAACAGACCCTATTCGCTCTATGAGCTGGAGCTTCAACCTCTTCGAGCAGAAAATCAGAATTGTTAAAGACTACGTAGGTGTCATGACAGGACTGGGAATCACGTACAATAGCTACGGATTGAAGAACAATGTTCAAGTGCTAAAGACAGACTCAATGACAACGGCTGTTGACATTCCAGACTCACTATTCAGCTATGACAAGAACAAGCTACGTGCAACCTACTTGCGTGTACCGCTTATGTTAGAGTTCAACACGAGCAATGATCCAGACAGAACGTTCCACGTGGCAGCTGGTGTCACTGGTGGGTTGAGAATTGGATCGATCACCAAGCAAGAATACAAGATCGATGGTGCGAAGCACAAAGACCGCATCAAAGATGATTTCAACCTGAACCCATTCATGCTCGACGCTTCGGTGCGAGTAGGATATAGAGACTTTACTATCTGGGCGAACTACGGATTAACGTCCCTGTTCGAAGAAGATAAAGGACCGGAGGTATATCCACTAGCAGTAGGGATTACCATAGTACCGTTTTAA
- a CDS encoding 3'-5' exonuclease gives MIRHLDLENLLFLDIETVPANADFSELDDDWKKLWEEKSKYFRERDEISIEDSYERAGIYAEFGKIVCISVGFLRQVKGERRYRTTSFYGDDESQLLQEFANLLNNHYNSRDHMICGHNVKEFDIPFIARRMLVNGIHLPHLLDIAGKKPWEINHLDTMELWKFGDYKNYTSLKVLAKLFGIPTPKDDIDGSQVASVYYEEKDLDRIEVYCRKDVLATAQLVLKYRNEPLIEEHEVQNV, from the coding sequence ATGATTCGACACCTAGACTTAGAAAACCTGCTTTTCCTCGACATTGAAACTGTGCCGGCAAATGCTGATTTCAGTGAACTTGATGACGACTGGAAAAAGCTGTGGGAGGAAAAGAGTAAGTACTTCCGCGAACGCGATGAAATCTCGATAGAAGATAGCTACGAGCGCGCTGGCATCTATGCAGAATTCGGTAAAATCGTGTGTATTTCTGTGGGCTTCCTTCGCCAAGTCAAAGGTGAACGTCGGTACCGAACGACTTCGTTCTACGGCGACGATGAGAGCCAATTGCTCCAAGAATTCGCCAACTTGCTGAACAACCACTACAACAGCCGAGATCATATGATTTGCGGACACAACGTGAAGGAGTTTGACATTCCCTTCATTGCGCGTCGTATGCTCGTCAATGGCATTCACCTGCCGCACCTCCTCGATATCGCTGGAAAGAAGCCGTGGGAGATCAATCACCTTGACACCATGGAGCTGTGGAAGTTCGGTGATTACAAGAACTACACGTCATTGAAGGTTCTGGCTAAGCTTTTCGGGATCCCTACCCCGAAAGATGATATTGATGGCAGTCAAGTAGCCAGTGTCTACTACGAAGAAAAAGACCTCGATCGCATCGAGGTTTACTGTCGTAAAGACGTTCTCGCCACCGCGCAACTTGTTCTCAAGTATCGCAACGAGCCTCTCATCGAGGAACACGAAGTTCAAAACGTCTAA
- a CDS encoding serine hydrolase domain-containing protein, with amino-acid sequence MKFIKRLLISLMVIILLAITGLYITGNGHIVNGLPSTYLSGNSKPDIDDMGFHDVRTVQAGEPMPWNESLLAEDALPSEDIDYMDDLETTAFLVIKGDEIIYERYAMGYNESTLSNSFSMAKSFTSLCIGTACDRGLIRETEKVSKYLPRFAQDEQDRRLTVRQVLQMRSNIDFGESYGDPFGYMAKAYFGDDLLELTEPFHVSGYPGTLWKYEGGNTVILSEILTKATNKNLSEWFSSTVWSQIGAENDAYWNLDKEDGTEKAFSGFYATARDFARIGKLMRDRGKWDGRKIVGFGWVESSITPVNVANAEGDVVEHYGYQWWLAPQDNEPWHFSARGMRGQYIIAVPSEDLVIVRLGHNRVESEANATMTPDLSRWVEMGLKLKEQHAERH; translated from the coding sequence ATGAAATTCATCAAGCGACTTCTGATTTCACTGATGGTGATCATTCTACTTGCCATAACAGGCTTGTACATCACTGGGAACGGACATATCGTGAATGGTTTGCCTTCTACCTACCTGAGTGGAAACAGCAAACCCGACATTGATGACATGGGCTTCCATGATGTTCGCACTGTTCAAGCGGGAGAACCGATGCCCTGGAACGAGTCGCTTCTTGCTGAAGACGCGCTGCCTTCAGAAGACATTGACTACATGGATGACCTAGAAACAACGGCTTTCCTTGTCATCAAAGGCGATGAAATCATCTACGAGCGCTATGCCATGGGCTACAACGAGTCAACGTTGTCAAACTCCTTCTCCATGGCGAAGAGCTTTACCTCGCTTTGCATCGGAACAGCCTGTGACCGCGGACTCATTCGAGAAACAGAAAAGGTATCCAAGTACCTTCCTCGCTTTGCGCAAGATGAACAAGACAGGCGCTTAACCGTTCGTCAAGTGCTTCAAATGCGGTCGAATATTGATTTCGGAGAAAGCTATGGCGACCCGTTTGGGTACATGGCAAAGGCATATTTTGGGGATGACCTACTCGAACTGACTGAGCCATTCCACGTTAGTGGATACCCAGGAACCCTTTGGAAATATGAAGGCGGAAACACCGTGATTCTTTCAGAAATCTTGACCAAGGCTACGAATAAGAACCTCAGCGAATGGTTCAGCTCTACGGTGTGGTCACAAATTGGCGCGGAGAACGACGCCTACTGGAACCTTGATAAAGAAGACGGAACCGAAAAAGCATTCAGCGGATTCTATGCTACAGCGAGAGATTTCGCACGTATAGGGAAACTCATGCGTGATCGAGGTAAATGGGACGGACGCAAGATCGTTGGGTTTGGCTGGGTTGAGTCATCAATTACTCCTGTTAATGTCGCTAACGCGGAAGGAGATGTCGTTGAACATTACGGCTACCAATGGTGGCTTGCACCTCAAGACAATGAGCCGTGGCATTTTTCTGCTCGAGGAATGCGTGGTCAATATATTATTGCAGTCCCTTCAGAAGATCTCGTGATCGTGCGATTAGGTCATAATCGCGTTGAATCTGAAGCCAACGCCACCATGACTCCTGATTTAAGTCGATGGGTTGAAATGGGGCTGAAATTGAAAGAACAACATGCTGAAAGACATTGA
- a CDS encoding tetratricopeptide repeat protein: MRLITLLALLFIGLSVRSQDFASLETLYEEGEYQQVIDQLGKPTDPEGWLLLGDSFHKLGDFDKALFAYDGAEDITFKRFELYLHRGICLFSLGDYDRSREDLLNAHDLDQHDARIPYYLAAGAYMTDDFKLARNYLEDALRLDPDYYEAHYLKGAVYMMLGKPTTAEASFVACAEMKDDDQRLQLNLALALQDQFRFEEAMAIFDKLVINSEDQVLKETYYHRGHCRFMMHQEDLACEDWANCADMGDTEAMELVAKTCSGKEKKAKKRKRVYMAF; encoded by the coding sequence ATGAGACTAATCACGCTCTTAGCCCTTCTGTTTATTGGCCTTTCGGTTCGTTCACAAGACTTCGCTTCCTTGGAGACTCTTTACGAAGAAGGTGAGTACCAGCAAGTCATCGATCAATTAGGAAAACCAACTGACCCTGAAGGGTGGTTACTCTTGGGCGACTCGTTCCACAAACTGGGTGACTTTGACAAGGCTTTATTCGCCTATGATGGTGCCGAAGATATTACGTTCAAGCGCTTTGAATTGTACTTGCACCGCGGCATCTGCCTGTTTTCGCTTGGTGATTATGACCGATCACGTGAAGATTTGCTGAATGCACATGATCTCGATCAACACGATGCACGTATTCCATACTATCTAGCGGCTGGGGCATATATGACTGATGATTTTAAGCTCGCGCGGAATTACTTAGAAGACGCGTTGAGACTCGACCCTGATTACTACGAGGCGCATTATCTGAAAGGCGCGGTGTATATGATGTTGGGTAAGCCCACTACAGCAGAAGCTTCTTTTGTCGCTTGCGCGGAAATGAAGGACGATGATCAACGCTTGCAGCTGAACCTTGCGTTAGCGCTTCAAGATCAGTTCCGCTTCGAAGAGGCGATGGCCATCTTTGACAAACTCGTCATCAACAGCGAAGACCAGGTACTCAAAGAAACCTACTACCACCGCGGACACTGTCGATTCATGATGCACCAAGAAGATCTTGCTTGCGAAGACTGGGCGAACTGTGCCGACATGGGTGATACAGAAGCCATGGAATTGGTGGCTAAAACGTGTTCAGGAAAGGAGAAGAAAGCGAAGAAGCGTAAGCGCGTCTACATGGCATTCTAA
- the lipB gene encoding lipoyl(octanoyl) transferase LipB has product MDYQACWDYQEELFAAAVSRKIAIRNGEELPLPENHLLYVEHPHVFTLGKSGEEENLLLTEQELNDQGIQYYKINRGGDITYHGPGQIVGYPIFDLDQFFTDIHRYLRTLEEAIILTLSEYQIEAGRIDGLTGVWIDGDGENPRKIAALGVKCSRWVTMHGFAFNVNSQLEYFDKIIPCGIDDKAVTSMEKELGRSLDMNEVKEKLSVHIANLFDVDFVN; this is encoded by the coding sequence ATGGACTATCAGGCCTGTTGGGATTATCAAGAAGAACTCTTCGCTGCAGCCGTAAGTCGTAAGATCGCGATTCGCAACGGAGAAGAACTTCCATTGCCAGAGAATCACCTGCTGTACGTAGAACACCCACACGTATTCACCCTTGGAAAAAGTGGAGAAGAAGAGAATCTACTCCTCACTGAGCAAGAGCTCAACGACCAGGGAATTCAATACTACAAGATCAATCGCGGAGGAGACATCACCTACCACGGACCAGGACAAATTGTAGGCTACCCGATCTTCGATCTTGATCAGTTCTTCACTGATATTCATCGCTACCTACGCACGCTCGAAGAAGCCATCATCCTGACCCTTTCAGAATACCAAATTGAAGCCGGGAGAATCGACGGACTCACAGGTGTTTGGATTGACGGAGATGGTGAAAACCCACGAAAAATTGCTGCCCTTGGCGTGAAATGCAGTCGTTGGGTGACCATGCACGGCTTTGCATTCAACGTGAATTCACAACTAGAATACTTCGATAAGATCATCCCGTGTGGGATTGACGATAAGGCCGTAACGAGCATGGAAAAAGAGCTCGGTAGATCATTGGACATGAATGAGGTGAAAGAGAAGCTTTCCGTTCACATCGCCAATTTGTTCGACGTCGATTTCGTCAATTAG